Sequence from the Toxoplasma gondii ME49 chromosome Ib, whole genome shotgun sequence genome:
TTGGCGGCAGGCGCCTCAGCCTTCTCTgccgagagcgacgcagccTCCGGCGAGTCCtctggactgcatgcagactggcctctctcgccgtcgctctccgGACCTTcgacgtctccgtctccgtaCGCGATCCACGTCTTCTCAGgctcctttttcttcacaGACGCTGCGTCCACGACGCTGACTTTCAACCATGTCGCCAGTGAGTCCTCTTGCGGAGACGCAGGTTTCGCCGGCTGGTCATCCACCACCCACTCCGAGGAGTCCTCCTCGACGAGCACAGGTTCTTCATCTTTTTTCTGAACACACGAGAGAGGACAAAGGCAGAGAAGTCAACCAGGCTCCAGGCGAGAACGCGGCGCAAGCtgcgcacagagagaagtcgacaaAGACGCAGGAGGCAGCCACGGGCAAAGAAAgtgaaaggagaaaacgcggtGACGCGGGAGAGgtctcgagaagaagaaacgaacggTGGAGAGAACATCACGTGTGGATGAGAAATGCgcggaaaaaaggagacgacgtCGATACACGGTGGACCttgcgaaagaaaaagactgAAAAACTTTTAGCAACATCCACTGGGGTCTCCACGAGGCGGATGGAAAAAACCGGCACACAGCGGAGACTGACGCGCGCCGAGGTCAGCGATGCGtcacgcagagagaaacggagaagacacgagaggagaaagagccgaaaaagagacagagagaaagagaaaaagagagaggcgaaacagaaaaggggaggagagagcggcggAAACTGCGAGCTGGAAATGCGGGGACGCGGAgaggggaaaaagaagagaaccagACACACGTATATAAATGAAGGTctcaagagagaggaagcggcaaAATGAGGACGGACGGAACCATGAGACACCCGCAAAAGAAATCATCCAGGTAGATGAAGAAAAGCACAACGACCGGAATTATGTGTGCATACACAACTGTATAGACAAGGAGAAGGCAATGGGTCCCGTATGAATGTAGAGagcgtctttttctgttaTCGGACGACGTGGAGACTCACGGATTTCTCTCCGAGACCTGCGGGGGTGGAAGATTTGAGagactttttcttcttcttctcgaagaACGCACTGAGTTTACTCATTTTTGCGACGCGGTCAACCTGAAaagtctgctttctcctcgcagaaagaaaaaccggGAGGTGTATTCTCAGTGCGAGGGGAGCTCTCGGACTTTGGGGAGACTCCCTGGAGAAATGGAGGAACAACGGCCGtggacagcgaagaaaagacgagacaaaCTGCGCATAAAGACGAAAGTGTGAtattcttttctctcccgcttACACCGTCGTCCTCCGaatctctttcctttctgagaaaagtcgccttcgtctcagcgtcggcacatgcatgcgttccccggaggcggagagaaaagtATCGCCAACAGATCGATTCTCCATGCAACGAAGACTCATTTTCTCTCAAGTCGCTCTCCTGGATCGAGAGCACCTGTCTCCTATCCGCTTCCTCGCAAGCGCCCTTTGTGGggtctccgctttcttctgtttgtgCCTCTCGGAGCGCGACGGAAGAACGACGGAAGCACCGCCGCGattcgaggagagaggaaccaCGCAGGGCGACGAAATGGTCGATGCGCGCTTCCAAGTTTGAGAAAAAGGCTTTTTTTAAGATTTCTTGACTCATTGAGTTCCCACTGTGGagccttctcctttccagTCGCAAGAGTACTTCTCCAACTGAAAACGACCTTTCGACTCCAGCGACGACAGCCCCGGATGAGACGGCAGAGTTCCGTTCGCCACCACTCTTGTCGGAAAGAGTTTCTAGGCCCTCGTCCCTCAActaaaagagaaaacgctttctgtcttccacgtctcttcttccttttctccttccccacAGATCTACATATATCAAGGATATCACCcctgtatatacatatatatatgtatatatatgtatatatatatatatatatatatatatatgtatgtatattgtATATGAGAAGTGACGGATGCCTGTGTAAGGGACATGGGTTAAGAAGGGTGAAATTGGGGTTCAAGTactgacagagagaagaaactctgcatgcggctgCAGGCGCTTTTCCCTGAGGCATTTCAGAACACCGCGCGCCACAATGAGGCAACTGAAGTTCCATGAGAAGCGACTGCTGAAAAAAGTCGACTTCTACAActggaagaaggaacagaatgTCCGAGAGGTGAAAGTTCTTCGACGCTACCTCATTCAAGATCGAGAAGACTATCAAAAGTAGGTCGTTCCCACACAGCAGACTCCCGAAAAAGAGTCCTCTCACTGCGTGCAACGCCCTCATTCTAGAGCTCTCCTTGCACTTGCATAGAGATGCGTAAGTATATACATCTACGTATATTCATATCTGTTTGCTTGATTCCGTTTTCGATGCCAAGGAAGAAGCGTTTTCTGGAAAACTGAGTCTTCACGGTCCTTGGCAAGCTGCACTTTCCAGCTCCACACACCTTGTCGTTTCCGAACTCGCTGGAACGCAAGGATGGAGCTTTTTTTATGCTCGCAGATGCCCATTGTTatgcgtctgcgtctctgcttttaCCTTCGTCTGCAGACATGCCTTCAAGTATATATCTGCGTACGTATGTGTGCCtgtttatatgcatatatacatatatacatctatgtaTCTACACGTAAAAACGTgcatataatatatatatatatgtatatatatgtatatatatatatatatgtatgcacgTATATGAACGGGGTCACGCCACTTTGTCTGTAGAAGCTCtgtggaaggcgaggaggctTGGCTGTGTTTGGAGAGAGTTTGAAAGCGCCTGTTTGCGAATTCGCAGCTTGCCATGAGACAGACGCTTTGTCTGTTTcgtgcgttttttctctccagataCAACAAGCTGTGCGGTGTGATCACGAAGCTGACTTCGGAATTGCGGCGACTTCCAGAAGATGATGCTTTCCGAGTTAAAATGACTGAGTTGCTTCTGGACAAGCTGTGAGTTCTGCGTTCGCTTCGCcggctccttcttctcactCACTATCGTCGTTGCTTGGAGTCCGTTCGTGTGCCCCTGCATGTTGTGCGAGACTCTCGCGTCTTGAAAGCTGTCCTGCTTCGGACCAGAGTTTTGGTGGAACGCCGAGAAGCGCTGAAACGGAGCATTTACCAGAGACGACGGGATgcgctctctcctgcttcgaCTTCGTTTGTTCGGAAAAGGGCGGATGCGTTTCAGTGGCTGAACACTCAGCAGCGCTCTCCGTGTCGGCAGCTGCGGCCCTGCTGGGGAAAACGCATTTCTGTTGTCCCGAGGTCGAGGCCTTCTCCTTGATGACTTTGCAGTGGCTT
This genomic interval carries:
- a CDS encoding hypothetical protein (encoded by transcript TGME49_209420), which encodes MSKLSAFFEKKKKKSLKSSTPAGLGEKSKKDEEPVLVEEDSSEWVVDDQPAKPASPQEDSLATWLKVSVVDAASVKKKEPEKTWIAYGDGDVEGPESDGERGQSACSPEDSPEAASLSAEKAEAPAAKKWVPPSLRGKRATGGGAGACINFDDDQDLATAAQLGFYSGKGVQKKKATPTQAAKETKKEKEKKSGEGEEKQAVEELPPVPEFDVWKYVQIDGGSLGSKAPQNDEAVRAKYQNRKRLPSRSA